ACTATTCCATTTGGCAACCCTACGGGACATCAACTTTTATTTAAAAAACTTTTTTAAAAACCAAAAAAACTTTTTTAAATAAAACTCCTTCGCTCCGCTGCGGTCTCTTACAGGCTTTCCATTTACATCTACCGATTCACATTCCAAGCCTTCCAGAGATGATTTTGCGTGTTCTACACTAAATTTTCAGCGTTCTTATAGCATAGAATCTTGTTTCATTCGCCCTAAATTCTTCTGTAAAACTTTCAATTGATACTGTAATTTTTGTAAATCTTCTTTTTCCTCTTCATTAAAATCATATTTATCATCTAAATGTGCTAAAAAACGATTACAAGACTCAAACGCTTGTACAGACGCCTCTATCTGTCTTTTTACTCGTTTACTACCAATCATAATCATTACCCCTTTCAAAATCTAAAACTATCTATATGCAAGCAAACTAACGTCAACTGTTGAATCAATTTATAATAATCTTTTGGTTCAATTCTCAAATCTTTTAATTTTTCTTTTACCTTATCGATTTCAATCAAAATACTCTCAAATATTTGTTGTTGAATAATAGAATTATCTTTCACATTTCCATCCCCTTATGCTCCGTGGCGCAACGCTAAGGCGTTCCGCCACTACGAGCTAACGCACATTCTTATGATACTTGTTTCATTTTCTTTAATTCTTTTAACAACTTTAACTTTAAATTGTATCGATTCGTTTTATCTTTCAATTCAGCAAGTAATAACTCAAATTCTTGTTTATTTGAGGGATACTCCAAAGGTGTTACCATAGCAAATGTTTCATACAAACTTCCTGCCAATTCAAAAGCTTTTTCTTGCTTTATTTTCAATGTTCTAAGCAACTTTTCTTCTTGCCAATCTATTATTGGATAATAAAAATATTCTCTATCCTTACTAACTGGTACATAAATGTAGGTAACATCTCTAAAACGACTGTCTACATTCGAGAATAAAGGTGTTGTTAACATCAACGTACAACGCATTTTCCTCAAAAAGAAAGCTAAATGTGAAAAGTATTTCGAAGCATTCGACAGCGAATTTCTACTATCTATATCCAAATGACATTCAT
The sequence above is drawn from the Bacillus cytotoxicus NVH 391-98 genome and encodes:
- a CDS encoding ATP-binding protein, with translation MYIFTFTGPMGAGKTLAMSLEAKKYQQKTGCALYSNYGLKGSKPFKSFQDFLKIAEEPSSILCLDECHLDIDSRNSLSNASKYFSHLAFFLRKMRCTLMLTTPLFSNVDSRFRDVTYIYVPVSKDREYFYYPIIDWQEEKLLRTLKIKQEKAFELAGSLYETFAMVTPLEYPSNKQEFELLLAELKDKTNRYNLKLKLLKELKKMKQVS